One Asterias rubens chromosome 1, eAstRub1.3, whole genome shotgun sequence genomic region harbors:
- the LOC117293462 gene encoding hypoxia-inducible factor 1-alpha-like — protein sequence MKMATMTAQPPKEKKRRNSEKRKLKSRNAARTRREKETSIFYELAHELPMPHSMCAQLDKSGIMRLLLSFLNIRKFAPKAIKSEPVDTDGEESALSIDSLIDNYYLKALDGFAMILSQDGDIIFISENVTQYMGLKQIDLMGQSIYDYSHPCDHDEIREHLSDHPRLNIIKSSKSKQKQQERHNFIIRMKCTLTAKGKIVTQKAAIYKVVCCKGLLKVSPSEVTTSGYRLPEVSCVSLIAMPIQHPANIEIPMDKQTFLTRHSMDMNFTYCDERIKDLLGYDPDDLVDKSFYDFYHAMDSHVIEKCHRDLFAKGQASSEKYRFLAKKSGYAWMETQATVIYNSKTNKPQCVVCVNYMISGVEDDQAVISTHQLDEGIQLSTEEIFVQRPDDLDDDDVFPLYLTGSKSKVANPEDLTYLAPTPGSAMVLLDFTTPLPNLSKTTEAQELQRQDSQTQDFVPFFPFVALDTIPEDQQSSDGGTNQEPSQTPDLILPETKSHMRSSRDPLLLDGFMENPAQLDDLSKRAPYISLSDDFDFNCDQQLSDAELRDDSWEPVNIFGSNVKNNPCVVSVGSPSVSDDRQDLLSPLPSDGHTGPSTPYSQISVGSPMTPVKKLCQSMPNLWVTTDDCGDGELSVQSPGKYMWPSPQLQQPSPLVSPTGSQALDEGNYYIDLNNQSKEFSPQLAVKRKRETQDVQPLFKMARRENQGQEAGASFDGGGSEMGGAGWKTGKTGVELEAAQPPSDEGMSGLQSLLFQQDGTNINNLFGHSLLLQKVAQQVVNNANMVPSGNPLLSSNQLSPGGSVGPKHQFPSFLTQPVTVDLKDKASADNTLVNCLLLTSQDLDVNTPLQASTGLLQGEDLLRALDVP from the exons GAACTCTGAGAAGAGAAAGTTGAAATCACGCAATGCAGCACGAACCAGGAGAGAGAAAGAGACGTCCATATTTTACGAGCTTGCCCACGAGTTGCCGATGCCACACAGCATGTGTGCCCAGTTGGATAAATCAGGCATTATGAGATTACTTCTCAGTTTCCTCAACATCAGAAAATTTGCACCCAAAG CCATCAAATCAGAACCAGTTGATACAGACGGAGAAGAGTCGGCCCTGAGTATTGACAGTCTCATCGATAACTACTACCTGAAAGCTCTAGATGGATTCGCCATGATTCTATCACAGGATGGAGATATCATATTCATCTCGGAAAATGTGACGCAATACATGGGACTCAAACAG ATTGACCTGATGGGACAGAGCATCTACGATTACAGCCATCCCTGCGATCATGATGAAATACGGGAACATCTCTCCGACCATCCCAGGTTGAACATCATAAAGAGTAGCaaatcaaaacagaaacaacaagaaCGACACAACTTCATCATCAGGATGAAGTGCACCCTGACGGCCAAGGGGAAAATCGTCACACAGAAGGCAGCAATTTATAAG GTTGTCTGTTGCAAAGGGCTGCTCAAAGTGTCCCCATCAGAGGTCACCACTAGTGGTTATCGACTGCCTGAGGTGAGCTGTGTCTCCCTGATCGCCATGCCCATCCAACACCCTGCCAACATTGAGATCCCCATGGACAAACAGACCTTCCTGACTAGGCACAGCATGGATATGAACTTCACATACTGTGATGAAAG AATCAAAGATCTTCTTGGCTACGATCCAGACGACTTGGTGGACAAATCATTCTACGACTTCTACCACGCCATGGACAGCCACGTCATTGAGAAATGCCATAGAGACT TGTTCGCCAAGGGGCAGGCCTCCAGTGAGAAGTACAGATTCCTTGCTAAGAAGAGCGGATACGCCTGGATGGAGACCCAAGCTACGGTCATCTATAACAGCAAGACCAACAAGCCACAGTGCGTGGTTTGCGTCAACTACATGATCAG TGGTGTGGAGGATGACCAAGCAGTGATTTCCACACATCAGTTGGATGAAGGGATACAGTTAAGCACAGAGGAGATCTTCGTGCAACGCCCAGACGACctcgacgacgacgacgtctTTCCACTTTACCTCACTGGATCAAAGA GCAAAGTGGCCAATCCAGAGGATCTGACCTACCTGGCCCCTACTCCGGGCAGTGCCATGGTACTATTGGACTTCACTACCCCGCTGCCCAACCTCTCTAAGACTACTGAAGCCCAAGAGCTGCAGCGACAGGACAGTCAGACCCAGGACTTTGTGCCGTTCTTTCCGTTTGTAGCCCTGGACACGATCCCGGAGGACCAACAGTCATCGGATGGAGGGACAAACCag GAGCCCTCTCAAACACCAGACTTGATTCTTCCTGAAACCAAATCACACATGAGATCAAGCAGAGACCCCCTGTTGTTGGATGGCTTCATGGAG AACCCGGCCCAACTGGATGACCTGTCCAAGAGGGCGCCCTACATCTCCCTGAGCGATGACTTTGACTTCAATTGTGACCAGCAGCTGAGTGATGCTGAACTTCGTGATGATTCTTGGGAACCAGTCAACATCTTCGGGAGCAACGT TAAAAACAACCCCTGTGTTGTCTCTGTTGGCTCGCCATCAGTGTCCGATGACAGGCAAGACTTGTTGAGTCCTTTGCCGTCAGATGGCCACACCGGCCCGTCCACACCCTACAGTCAGATTTCCGTGGGCTCCCCAATGACACCTGTAAAGAAGCTCTGCCAGAGTATGCCCAATCTCTGGGTGACCACCGACGATTGCGGGGATGGAGAACTGTCCGTGCAGTCGCCGGGTAAGTACATGTGGCCGAGCCCGCAGCTCCAACAACCATCTCCTCTGGTCAGCCCCACTGGATCGCAAGCCCTCGACGAGGGTAACTACTACATCGATCTGAACAACCAGAGTAAGGAGTTTTCTCCGCAACTGGCCGTGAAGAGAAAGCGGGAGACTCAAGATGTCCAGCCACTCTTCAAGATGGCGAGGAGGGAGAACCAAGGTCAAGAAGCTGGGGCGTCATTCGACGGAGGAGGGAGCGAGATGGGCGGTGCGGGATGGAAGACTGGGAAAACTGGTGTGGAGCTTGAGGCTGCTCAACCTCCAA GTGATGAAGGGATGAGTGGTTTACAGTCACTGCTATTCCAGCAGGATGGcacaaacatcaacaatttaTTTGGACACTCCCTGCTCTTACAAAAGGTTGCACAGCAG GTTGTCAACAACGCCAACATGGTACCATCAGGTAACCCACTCCTGAGCAGCAATCAGTTGTCGCCGGGTGGTAGTGTCGGGCCAAAACATCAGTTCCCGTCCTTCCTAACTCAGCCAGTGACCGTTGACCTGAAGGACAAAGCTTCCGCCGATAACACTCTGGTAAACTGCCTGCTCCTGACCAGCCAAGACTTGGATGTGAACACACCACTGCAGGCTTCAACGGGACTGCTGCAGGGTGAGGACTTGCTGCGGGCATTGGATGTACCTTGA